Proteins from a genomic interval of Streptomyces sp. NBC_01445:
- a CDS encoding glycoside hydrolase family 3 protein, producing MTTLTARGTDTLTRDALTVLQPGFTGTSAPDWLLRRLGEGLASVGLFGRNIASPEQLAALTDQLRAERDDVLVAIDEEGGDVTRLEVRSGSSFPGNHALGAVDDVELTRSVAAELGRRLAACGVNLNWAPSADVNSNPANPVIGVRSFGADTGLVSRHTAAYVTGLQSAGVAACTKHFPGHGDTAVDSHHDMPRIDVGLDVLYERELAPFRAAIAAGTRAVMSAHILVPALDPDRPATLSRRILTGLLREELGYEGLIVTDGMEMQAISATYGIERGSVLAIAAGADAICVGGGLADDDTVLRLRDALVAAVHAGDLPEERLADAAARVRSLARWASVPGAAEHSGGAPDTGIGLVAARRAVTVTRGEHAAPVTEAPYVAAFTPVANIAVGDETPWGVAAELERLLPGTETGSFSGTDAGAAALAAAGDRRIVAVVRDAHRHAWMAQSLDTLLAARPDTVVVEMGVPQAPPQGALHVATHGAARVCGLAAAEVIVAG from the coding sequence ATGACGACACTCACCGCACGCGGCACCGACACCCTCACCCGTGACGCGCTCACCGTCCTCCAGCCCGGCTTCACCGGCACCAGCGCCCCCGACTGGCTGCTGCGCCGGCTCGGCGAAGGCCTCGCCTCCGTCGGCCTGTTCGGCCGCAACATCGCCTCGCCCGAGCAACTCGCCGCCTTGACGGACCAGTTGCGTGCCGAGCGTGACGACGTCCTGGTCGCCATCGACGAGGAGGGCGGGGACGTGACCCGCCTGGAGGTGCGCTCCGGCTCCTCGTTCCCCGGAAACCACGCTCTCGGCGCCGTCGACGACGTGGAGCTCACCCGGTCCGTCGCCGCCGAGCTCGGCCGCCGCCTCGCCGCCTGCGGCGTCAACCTCAACTGGGCCCCGTCCGCGGACGTCAACTCCAACCCGGCCAACCCGGTCATCGGCGTACGGTCCTTCGGCGCCGACACCGGCCTCGTCTCCCGCCACACCGCCGCCTACGTCACCGGGCTCCAGTCCGCGGGCGTCGCCGCCTGCACCAAGCACTTCCCGGGCCACGGCGACACCGCCGTCGACTCGCACCACGACATGCCCCGCATCGACGTGGGCCTCGACGTGCTGTACGAGCGTGAACTCGCCCCGTTCCGCGCGGCGATCGCGGCCGGCACGCGCGCGGTGATGAGCGCCCACATCCTGGTCCCCGCCCTGGACCCGGACCGCCCCGCCACCCTCTCGCGCCGCATCCTGACCGGCCTGCTCCGCGAGGAGCTGGGTTACGAGGGGCTGATCGTCACCGACGGCATGGAGATGCAGGCCATCTCCGCCACGTACGGCATCGAGCGCGGCAGCGTCCTCGCCATCGCGGCCGGCGCCGACGCCATCTGCGTCGGCGGCGGGCTCGCCGACGACGACACGGTGCTGCGGCTGCGGGACGCGCTGGTCGCCGCGGTGCACGCGGGCGATCTGCCCGAGGAGCGGCTCGCCGACGCCGCGGCGCGGGTGCGCTCGCTCGCCCGGTGGGCCTCGGTGCCGGGCGCGGCCGAGCACTCGGGGGGCGCGCCCGACACCGGGATCGGACTGGTCGCGGCGCGGCGGGCGGTGACCGTGACGCGCGGTGAGCACGCGGCCCCGGTCACCGAGGCGCCGTACGTCGCCGCCTTCACGCCCGTCGCCAATATCGCCGTAGGCGACGAGACGCCGTGGGGCGTGGCCGCCGAACTGGAGCGGCTGCTGCCCGGCACGGAGACCGGCAGCTTCTCCGGCACCGACGCGGGCGCCGCCGCCCTGGCCGCGGCGGGGGACCGGCGCATCGTCGCCGTGGTCCGCGACGCCCACCGCCACGCGTGGATGGCCCAGTCGCTGGACACGCTCCTCGCGGCCCGCCCCGACACGGTCGTGGTCGAGATGGGCGTACCGCAGGCGCCGCCGCAGGGCGCCCTGCATGTGGCGACCCACGGCGCGGCCCGGGTGTGCGGTCTGGCTGCCGCCGAGGTGATCGTCGCCGGGTGA
- a CDS encoding carbohydrate ABC transporter permease, translating into MKRSASSTFRRAWPNVTAVILFIGFVFPVYWMFATSLKPTGDIISENPVWFPTDVTFEHFRTAFGADNFWTLVRNSVTVTVLAVVFSLVIGLAASFALARMRFKGRRGFIIGFMLAQMAPWEVMVIAIYMIVRDASMLNSLVPLTLFYMVMILPFTLLTLRGFVAAVPRELEESAMVDGCTRMQAFRRVILPLLAPGLMSTSMFGFITAWNEFPMVLVLNKSPEAQTLPLWLSSFQTAFGDDWGATMAASSLFAIPILILFVFLQRRAVSGLTDGAVKG; encoded by the coding sequence GTGAAGCGCTCCGCTTCGTCGACGTTCCGCCGCGCCTGGCCCAATGTGACGGCCGTGATCCTGTTCATCGGCTTCGTCTTCCCGGTCTACTGGATGTTCGCCACGTCGCTCAAGCCGACCGGCGACATCATCAGCGAGAACCCCGTCTGGTTCCCGACCGACGTCACGTTCGAGCACTTCAGGACGGCGTTCGGCGCCGACAACTTCTGGACGCTGGTGCGCAACTCGGTCACCGTGACCGTGCTCGCCGTCGTCTTCTCGCTGGTCATCGGCCTGGCCGCGTCGTTCGCCCTCGCGCGGATGCGGTTCAAGGGCCGCCGTGGCTTCATCATCGGGTTCATGCTGGCCCAGATGGCGCCCTGGGAAGTCATGGTCATCGCGATCTACATGATCGTGCGCGACGCGTCGATGCTGAACAGCCTCGTCCCGCTGACCCTCTTCTACATGGTGATGATCCTGCCCTTCACCCTGCTCACGCTGCGCGGCTTCGTCGCCGCCGTGCCCAGGGAGCTGGAGGAGTCCGCGATGGTCGACGGCTGCACCCGCATGCAGGCCTTCCGCAGGGTGATCCTGCCGCTGCTCGCGCCCGGCCTGATGTCGACGTCGATGTTCGGCTTCATCACCGCCTGGAACGAGTTCCCGATGGTCCTCGTCCTCAACAAGTCGCCCGAGGCGCAGACGCTGCCGCTGTGGCTCTCCAGTTTCCAGACCGCGTTCGGCGACGACTGGGGTGCGACCATGGCCGCGTCCTCGCTGTTCGCGATCCCGATCCTGATCCTCTTCGTCTTCCTGCAGCGCAGGGCCGTCAGCGGCCTCACCGACGGCGCCGTGAAGGGATAA
- a CDS encoding carbohydrate ABC transporter permease, translating into MTVQTERPPSGPAEVLKADGGESGGPRKQARARAGAFVPYLLLLPAVAATVLLLGWPLLKDGLLSFQNLNMGQLIQHVTEWNGFDNYQEVLTSSDFWRVTGRSIVFTLVNAVLIMVIGTLVGLLLARLGRRMRVLLLVGLVLAWAMPVVAATTVYQWLFAERFGVVNWVLDKLGWHSMADYSWTGSQMSTFFVVTVLIVWMSIPFVAINLYAATTTIPKELYEAASLDGAGPWKSFLSVTLPYLRPFLYATTFLEIIWVFKAFVQVFTINGGGPDRLTEILPVYAYIEGVGNQHFGMGAAIAVLTILILLMLTAYYLRIVLKQEEDEQ; encoded by the coding sequence ATGACCGTGCAGACCGAACGGCCGCCCTCCGGTCCGGCGGAGGTCCTGAAAGCGGACGGCGGGGAATCCGGCGGACCGAGAAAGCAGGCCCGCGCACGGGCCGGGGCGTTCGTGCCCTATCTGCTGCTGCTCCCCGCGGTCGCGGCCACTGTGCTGCTCCTCGGCTGGCCGCTGCTCAAGGACGGGCTCCTGTCGTTCCAGAACCTCAACATGGGGCAGCTGATCCAGCATGTCACCGAGTGGAACGGCTTCGACAACTACCAAGAGGTCCTGACCAGTTCGGACTTCTGGCGGGTGACCGGACGCTCCATCGTCTTCACCCTCGTCAACGCCGTCCTGATCATGGTGATCGGCACTCTCGTCGGCCTGCTCCTCGCCCGGCTCGGCAGGCGCATGCGCGTCCTGCTCCTCGTCGGGCTCGTGCTCGCCTGGGCGATGCCCGTCGTCGCCGCGACCACCGTCTACCAGTGGCTGTTCGCTGAGCGCTTCGGCGTCGTCAACTGGGTCCTCGACAAGCTCGGCTGGCACTCCATGGCCGACTACAGCTGGACCGGCAGCCAGATGTCGACGTTCTTCGTCGTCACCGTGCTGATCGTCTGGATGTCGATCCCGTTCGTCGCGATCAACCTCTACGCCGCGACGACCACCATCCCCAAGGAGCTCTACGAAGCCGCGTCCCTCGACGGCGCCGGCCCCTGGAAGAGCTTCCTCTCGGTCACGCTGCCCTATCTGCGGCCCTTCCTCTACGCGACGACGTTCCTCGAGATCATCTGGGTCTTCAAGGCGTTCGTCCAGGTCTTCACGATCAACGGCGGCGGCCCCGACCGGCTCACCGAGATCCTGCCCGTGTACGCGTACATCGAGGGCGTCGGCAACCAGCACTTCGGCATGGGCGCGGCGATCGCCGTCCTGACGATCCTGATCCTGCTCATGCTGACCGCCTACTACCTCCGGATCGTGCTCAAGCAAGAGGAGGACGAGCAGTGA
- a CDS encoding DUF3311 domain-containing protein, whose amino-acid sequence MSDVPEVKRPVVTPVRVVIALCLVAPFVAMLWVSSYAKVDPAFIGIPFFYWYQMLWVLISTALTMIAYKLWQRDQRARKTGGQA is encoded by the coding sequence ATGTCGGATGTGCCTGAAGTGAAACGGCCGGTGGTCACGCCGGTGCGAGTGGTCATTGCCCTGTGCCTCGTCGCACCGTTCGTGGCGATGCTCTGGGTCAGCTCCTACGCGAAGGTCGACCCGGCCTTCATCGGTATTCCGTTCTTCTACTGGTACCAGATGCTGTGGGTCCTCATCTCCACGGCGCTGACGATGATCGCGTACAAGCTGTGGCAGCGTGACCAGCGCGCCCGGAAGACGGGTGGGCAGGCATGA
- a CDS encoding extracellular solute-binding protein, with protein MKRRLIAAIGVAGMLVSIAACGSGDDGSTDKKAGADGYKGQTLTVWAMDGSTPDTWQKDVTAAFEKKTGAKLKIEIQQWNGIQQKLTTALSEENPPDVFEVGNTQTPAYAKTGGLADLSDLKSSLGADWAESMNKSAVSDGKQYAAPWFVVNRVVIYNKKIWADAGIKDLPKTRDEFYKDLETIGKKTDAEPIYLPGQNWYHFVGLTIGEGAELVKKDGDKYVSNLADPKVGAAMETYKKFQALSKAPKDKDEATPQQAEVFAKGKTGSFIGMGWESALAIKANPKIEKEIGYFTVPGATADKPEGVFLGGSNLAVAAGSKKQDLAKEFLKIALSDQFEGQLAKEGGVIPNKEALQSNLKGNAAAEAAAPAAAGGGTTPLIPEWAPVENAPNPVKTYMTAVLKGKSPAAAAKQVEAEFNKRLSQKQ; from the coding sequence GTGAAGCGCAGGCTCATTGCGGCTATCGGTGTCGCGGGCATGTTGGTTTCGATCGCGGCTTGTGGCAGTGGTGATGACGGCAGCACGGACAAGAAGGCCGGCGCCGACGGCTACAAGGGCCAGACGCTGACCGTGTGGGCCATGGACGGCTCCACGCCGGACACCTGGCAGAAGGACGTCACGGCGGCCTTCGAGAAGAAGACCGGCGCGAAGCTGAAGATCGAGATCCAGCAGTGGAACGGCATCCAGCAGAAGCTGACCACCGCCCTGTCCGAGGAGAACCCGCCGGACGTCTTCGAGGTCGGCAACACGCAGACCCCCGCCTACGCCAAGACCGGCGGCCTCGCCGACCTCTCCGACCTCAAGTCGTCCCTCGGCGCCGACTGGGCCGAGTCGATGAACAAGTCCGCGGTCTCGGACGGCAAGCAGTACGCCGCCCCGTGGTTCGTCGTGAACCGCGTCGTCATCTACAACAAGAAGATCTGGGCCGACGCCGGCATCAAGGACCTCCCCAAGACGCGCGACGAGTTCTACAAGGACCTCGAGACCATCGGCAAGAAGACGGACGCCGAGCCGATCTACCTGCCCGGCCAGAACTGGTACCACTTCGTCGGCCTGACCATCGGTGAGGGCGCCGAGCTCGTCAAGAAGGACGGCGACAAGTACGTCTCCAACCTGGCCGACCCCAAGGTGGGCGCCGCCATGGAGACGTACAAGAAGTTCCAGGCGCTGTCCAAGGCCCCCAAGGACAAGGACGAGGCCACCCCGCAGCAGGCCGAGGTCTTCGCCAAGGGCAAGACCGGCTCCTTCATCGGCATGGGCTGGGAGTCCGCCCTCGCCATCAAGGCCAACCCGAAGATCGAGAAGGAGATCGGCTACTTCACCGTTCCGGGTGCCACGGCCGACAAGCCCGAGGGCGTCTTCCTCGGTGGCTCCAACCTCGCCGTTGCCGCGGGCAGCAAGAAGCAGGACCTCGCCAAGGAGTTCCTGAAGATCGCGCTCTCCGACCAGTTCGAGGGCCAGCTCGCCAAGGAAGGCGGCGTGATCCCCAACAAGGAGGCGCTGCAGTCCAACCTCAAGGGCAACGCGGCCGCCGAGGCCGCCGCTCCCGCCGCCGCTGGCGGCGGCACCACCCCGCTGATCCCGGAGTGGGCCCCGGTCGAGAACGCGCCCAACCCGGTCAAGACCTACATGACCGCGGTGCTGAAGGGTAAGTCCCCGGCCGCCGCCGCCAAGCAGGTCGAGGCCGAGTTCAACAAGCGCCTCTCGCAGAAGCAGTAA
- the nagB gene encoding glucosamine-6-phosphate deaminase, with product MEVVIVPDTKAGGELIAEAMAQLLRRKPDALLGVATGSTPLPIYEALAAKVRGGEVDASKARIAQLDEYVGLPTGHPESYRATVLREVVAPLGLSEGSFMGPDGSADDVQAACEAYDKALAAAGGVDLQLLGIGTDGHIGFNEPCSSIASRTRIKTLTQQTIADNARFFDGDLSQVPRHVITQGIGTILEARHLVLLATGEGKADAVAATVEGPVASVVPASALQLHPHATVVVDEGAASKLKLADYFRHTYVNKPDWQGL from the coding sequence GTGGAAGTTGTGATCGTCCCGGACACCAAGGCAGGCGGCGAGCTCATCGCCGAGGCGATGGCCCAGCTGCTGCGGCGCAAGCCCGACGCCCTGCTCGGCGTGGCCACCGGCTCGACCCCGCTGCCCATCTACGAGGCGCTGGCGGCCAAGGTCCGCGGCGGCGAGGTCGACGCCTCCAAGGCCCGTATCGCCCAGCTCGACGAGTACGTGGGTCTGCCGACCGGACACCCCGAGTCCTACCGGGCGACCGTGCTGCGCGAGGTCGTCGCGCCGCTCGGTCTGAGCGAGGGCTCCTTCATGGGCCCGGACGGCAGCGCCGATGACGTGCAGGCGGCCTGCGAGGCGTACGACAAGGCGCTCGCGGCGGCCGGCGGTGTGGATCTCCAGCTGCTCGGCATCGGCACCGACGGACACATCGGCTTCAACGAGCCGTGCTCGTCGATCGCCTCCCGCACGCGGATCAAGACGCTGACGCAGCAGACCATCGCGGACAACGCGCGCTTCTTCGACGGCGACCTCAGCCAGGTGCCGCGCCATGTCATCACGCAGGGCATCGGCACGATCCTGGAGGCGCGGCATCTGGTGCTGCTCGCCACGGGTGAGGGCAAGGCGGATGCCGTGGCGGCGACCGTCGAAGGGCCGGTGGCCTCTGTGGTGCCGGCGTCGGCGCTTCAGCTGCACCCGCACGCGACGGTTGTCGTCGACGAGGGTGCGGCGTCGAAGTTGAAGCTTGCCGACTACTTCCGGCACACGTACGTGAACAAGCCCGATTGGCAGGGGCTGTAA
- a CDS encoding ribonucleoside-diphosphate reductase subunit alpha, which produces MTIAPAEPASELAGNPEQHDAPGTALLRTLTELTADLTDTDPGKVAAAALRGRSAVADSGITAELRSLATEAAAGLISEDPEYSRLAARLLTISIAEEAASQGVTSFSESVAVGHREGLIADRTADFVQLHAERLDALVTASAAEGADDRFGYFGLRTLHSRYLLRHPITRQVVETPQHFMLRVACGLAEDDSVRALDEVASLYRLMSRLDYLPSSPTLFNSGTRHPQMSSCYLLDSPLDELDSIYDRYHQVARLSKHAGGIGLSYSRIRSRGSLIRGTNGHSNGIVPFLKTLDASVAAVNQGGRRKGAAAVYLETWHSDIEEFLELRDNTGEDARRTHNLNLAHWIPDEFMRRVADDGTWSLFSPSDVPDLVDLWGEEFDTAYRAAEAAGLAQKTMPARELYGRMMRTLAQTGNGWLTFKDAANRTANQTAERGNVVHSSNLCTEILEVTDDGETAVCNLGSVNLGAFVRDGAIDWERLDATVRTAVTFLDRVVDINFYPSEQAGRSNAKWRPVGLGAMGLQDVFFQLKLPFDSPEAKALSTRIAERIMLAAYEASADLAERNGPLPAWEKTRTARGVLHPDHYGVELTWPERWAALRERIAATGMRNSLLLAIAPTATIASIAGVYECIEPQVSNLFKRETLSGEFLQVNSYLVQELKRLGVWDAQTREALRESSGSVQGFGWIPAEVRELYRTAWEIPQRGLIDMAAARTPFLDQAQSLNLFLETPTIGKLSSMYAYAWKSGLKTTYYLRSRPATRIARAASAAPIPAQQAADPEAVACSLENPESCEACQ; this is translated from the coding sequence GTGACCATCGCGCCCGCCGAACCGGCCTCAGAGCTGGCAGGGAACCCCGAACAGCACGACGCCCCGGGAACCGCGCTGCTGCGCACCCTGACCGAACTGACCGCCGACCTGACGGACACCGACCCGGGCAAGGTCGCCGCCGCCGCGCTGCGCGGCAGGTCCGCCGTGGCGGACTCCGGCATCACCGCCGAGCTGCGCTCTCTCGCCACCGAGGCCGCCGCGGGCCTCATCTCCGAGGACCCGGAGTACTCGCGGCTCGCCGCCAGGCTCCTGACGATCAGCATCGCCGAGGAGGCCGCGTCGCAGGGCGTCACCTCGTTCTCCGAATCCGTCGCGGTGGGCCACCGCGAGGGCCTGATCGCCGACCGCACGGCCGATTTCGTGCAGCTGCACGCCGAACGCCTCGACGCGCTCGTCACCGCCTCCGCCGCCGAGGGCGCCGACGACCGCTTCGGCTACTTCGGACTGCGCACCCTGCACAGCCGTTACCTGCTGCGCCACCCGATCACCCGGCAGGTCGTCGAGACCCCGCAGCACTTCATGCTGCGCGTCGCGTGCGGCCTCGCCGAGGACGACTCGGTCCGCGCCCTCGACGAAGTCGCCTCCCTGTACCGCCTGATGAGCCGCCTCGACTACCTGCCGTCGTCGCCGACGCTCTTCAACTCCGGCACCCGCCACCCGCAGATGTCGTCCTGCTACCTCCTCGACTCGCCCCTCGACGAGCTGGACTCCATCTACGACCGCTACCACCAGGTGGCGCGCCTGTCGAAGCACGCGGGCGGCATCGGCCTCTCGTACTCGCGCATCCGCTCGCGCGGTTCGCTGATCCGCGGCACGAACGGGCACTCCAACGGCATCGTGCCGTTCCTGAAGACTCTCGACGCCTCCGTCGCGGCCGTGAACCAGGGCGGCCGGCGCAAGGGCGCCGCGGCCGTCTACCTGGAGACCTGGCACTCCGACATCGAGGAGTTCCTGGAGCTGCGGGACAACACGGGCGAGGACGCCCGGCGCACCCACAACCTCAACCTCGCGCACTGGATCCCGGACGAGTTCATGCGCCGCGTCGCCGACGACGGCACGTGGTCGCTCTTCTCGCCGTCCGACGTGCCCGACCTCGTCGACCTGTGGGGCGAGGAGTTCGACACCGCGTACCGCGCGGCGGAGGCCGCCGGGCTCGCGCAGAAGACGATGCCGGCCCGCGAGCTGTACGGCCGCATGATGCGCACCCTGGCGCAGACCGGAAACGGCTGGCTGACCTTCAAGGACGCCGCCAACCGCACCGCCAACCAGACGGCGGAGCGCGGCAACGTCGTTCACTCCTCGAACCTGTGCACCGAGATCCTCGAGGTCACGGACGACGGCGAGACCGCGGTCTGCAACCTGGGATCGGTCAACCTCGGCGCCTTCGTGCGCGACGGCGCTATCGACTGGGAGCGCCTGGACGCGACCGTGCGCACGGCCGTCACGTTCCTCGACCGCGTCGTCGACATCAACTTCTACCCGAGCGAGCAGGCCGGCCGCTCCAACGCCAAGTGGCGACCGGTGGGCCTCGGCGCGATGGGCCTCCAGGACGTCTTCTTCCAGCTGAAGCTGCCCTTCGACTCCCCCGAGGCGAAGGCCCTGTCCACGCGGATCGCCGAGCGCATCATGCTCGCCGCGTACGAGGCGTCCGCCGACCTCGCCGAACGCAACGGTCCGCTCCCCGCGTGGGAGAAGACCCGCACCGCGCGCGGCGTGCTGCACCCGGACCACTACGGCGTCGAGCTGACCTGGCCGGAGCGCTGGGCCGCGCTGCGCGAGCGCATCGCCGCCACCGGGATGCGCAACTCCCTGCTCCTCGCCATCGCGCCCACCGCCACGATCGCGTCCATCGCGGGTGTCTACGAGTGCATCGAGCCGCAGGTCTCCAACCTGTTCAAGCGCGAGACGCTCTCCGGCGAGTTCCTCCAGGTCAACTCCTACCTGGTCCAGGAGCTCAAGCGGCTCGGCGTGTGGGACGCGCAGACCCGCGAGGCGCTGCGCGAGTCCAGCGGCTCCGTGCAGGGCTTCGGCTGGATCCCGGCCGAGGTGCGCGAGCTGTACCGCACGGCGTGGGAGATCCCGCAGCGCGGTCTGATCGACATGGCGGCGGCCCGTACGCCGTTCCTCGACCAGGCGCAGTCCCTGAACCTGTTCCTGGAGACGCCCACCATCGGCAAGCTCTCGTCGATGTACGCGTACGCCTGGAAGTCGGGTCTCAAGACGACGTACTACCTGCGCTCGCGCCCGGCGACGCGGATCGCCCGCGCGGCGTCCGCCGCCCCCATCCCCGCCCAGCAGGCCGCCGACCCCGAGGCCGTCGCCTGCTCCCTCGAAAACCCCGAGTCCTGCGAGGCCTGCCAGTAA
- the mctP gene encoding monocarboxylate uptake permease MctP, with protein sequence MNGGVNGVALGVFIFFFIAVTVMGFLAARWRRSDNEQSLDEWGLGGRSFGTWVTWFLLGGDLYTAYTFVAVPAAIYAAGASGFFAVPYTILVYPLIFTFLPRLWSVSHKHGYVTTSDFVRGRFGSKGLSLAVAITGILATMPYIALQLVGIQAVLDVMGVGGDESTNWFIKDLPLLIAFAVLAAYTYSSGLRAPALIAFVKDGLIYLVIAVAIIYIPIKLGGFDAIFHAANEKFATPNPATGKPVGSLAPAPAGQWTYATLALGSALALFMYPHSITATLSSRSRNVIRRNTTILPLYSLMLGLLALLGFMAIAAGIKVQNGQLAIPQLFENMFPDWFTGVAFAAIGIGALVPAAIMSIAAANLFTRNIYKDFIKPDATPEQETKVSKLVSLLVKVGALAFVLTMDKTVAINFQLLGGIWILQTMPALVGGLFTRWFHRWALLAGWAVGMVYGTLAAYGVASPTQKHFGGSAKEIPGIGEIGYIGLTAFVMNVVVTVVLTFVLKALKAPEGVDETSAADYTADAGDPGVLKKLPEATAGTGGH encoded by the coding sequence ATGAACGGCGGAGTCAACGGCGTCGCGCTCGGCGTCTTCATCTTCTTCTTCATCGCCGTCACGGTCATGGGCTTCCTGGCCGCGCGCTGGCGCAGGTCCGACAACGAGCAGAGCCTCGACGAATGGGGCCTGGGCGGACGGTCGTTCGGCACCTGGGTCACCTGGTTCCTGCTCGGCGGCGACCTCTACACGGCGTACACCTTCGTGGCCGTCCCGGCGGCGATCTACGCGGCCGGCGCCTCCGGCTTCTTCGCCGTGCCCTACACGATCCTCGTCTACCCGCTGATCTTCACCTTCCTGCCGCGCCTGTGGTCGGTGTCGCACAAGCACGGCTATGTGACGACCTCCGACTTCGTGCGCGGCCGCTTCGGCTCCAAGGGCCTGTCCCTGGCCGTCGCCATCACAGGCATCCTCGCCACGATGCCGTACATCGCGCTCCAACTGGTCGGCATCCAGGCCGTCCTGGACGTGATGGGCGTCGGCGGCGACGAGTCGACCAACTGGTTCATCAAGGACCTGCCGCTGCTCATCGCGTTCGCGGTGCTCGCCGCGTACACGTACTCGTCGGGTCTGCGGGCGCCCGCGCTGATCGCGTTCGTCAAGGACGGCCTGATCTACCTCGTCATCGCCGTCGCGATCATCTACATCCCGATCAAGCTGGGCGGCTTCGACGCCATCTTCCACGCGGCGAACGAGAAGTTCGCGACGCCCAACCCGGCGACGGGCAAGCCGGTCGGATCGCTCGCCCCGGCGCCGGCCGGGCAGTGGACGTACGCGACGCTGGCCCTCGGCTCGGCGCTGGCGCTCTTCATGTACCCGCACTCGATCACGGCGACGCTGTCCTCGCGCAGCCGCAACGTGATCCGCCGCAACACCACCATCCTGCCGCTGTACTCCCTGATGCTGGGTCTGCTCGCGCTGCTCGGCTTCATGGCGATCGCGGCCGGGATCAAGGTGCAGAACGGGCAGCTGGCGATCCCGCAGCTGTTCGAGAACATGTTCCCCGACTGGTTCACGGGCGTCGCGTTCGCGGCCATCGGCATCGGCGCGCTGGTGCCAGCCGCGATCATGTCCATCGCCGCGGCGAACCTGTTCACGCGCAACATCTACAAGGACTTCATCAAGCCCGACGCCACCCCCGAGCAGGAGACCAAGGTCTCCAAGCTGGTCTCGCTCCTGGTGAAGGTGGGCGCGCTCGCCTTTGTCCTGACCATGGACAAGACCGTCGCGATCAACTTCCAGCTCCTGGGCGGCATCTGGATCCTCCAGACCATGCCGGCCCTCGTCGGCGGCCTGTTCACCCGCTGGTTCCACCGCTGGGCGCTGCTCGCCGGCTGGGCGGTCGGCATGGTCTACGGCACGCTCGCCGCGTACGGGGTCGCGTCGCCGACGCAGAAGCACTTCGGCGGCAGCGCCAAGGAGATCCCGGGCATCGGCGAGATCGGCTACATCGGCCTCACGGCGTTCGTCATGAACGTGGTGGTCACGGTGGTCCTCACCTTCGTCCTGAAGGCGCTGAAGGCCCCTGAGGGCGTCGACGAGACGTCCGCGGCGGACTACACGGCGGACGCCGGCGACCCGGGCGTCCTGAAGAAGCTGCCTGAGGCGACGGCGGGAACGGGCGGGCACTGA
- a CDS encoding GntR family transcriptional regulator produces MGTHAGSSGTDAGGATTAEAPAAGRTARVPKYYRLKRHLLDMTETLPPGTPVPPERTLAAEFDTSRTTVRQALQELVVEGRLERIQGKGTFVAKPKVSQALQLTSYTEDMRAQGLEPTSQLLDIGYVTADDTLAGLLDITAGGRVLRIERLRLASGEPMAIETTHLSAKRFPALRRSLVKYTSLYTALAEVYGVRLAEAEETIETSLATPREAGLLGTDVGLPMLMLSRHSVDGTGQPVEWVRSVYRGDRYKFVARLKRPTD; encoded by the coding sequence ATGGGCACCCATGCGGGCAGCAGCGGAACCGATGCGGGCGGCGCCACGACGGCGGAGGCACCCGCAGCGGGCCGCACCGCGCGTGTGCCCAAGTACTACCGCCTGAAGCGGCACTTGCTGGACATGACCGAGACGCTGCCCCCGGGCACGCCGGTCCCGCCCGAGCGCACCCTCGCCGCCGAGTTCGACACCTCCCGCACGACCGTGCGCCAGGCCCTTCAGGAACTGGTCGTCGAGGGCCGGCTCGAGCGCATCCAGGGCAAGGGCACGTTCGTCGCCAAGCCCAAGGTCTCGCAGGCGCTGCAACTGACCTCGTACACCGAGGACATGCGCGCCCAGGGCCTGGAACCCACCTCGCAGCTCCTGGACATCGGCTATGTGACCGCCGACGACACCCTCGCCGGGCTCCTCGACATCACGGCGGGCGGGCGTGTCCTGCGCATCGAGCGGCTCCGCCTCGCGAGCGGCGAGCCGATGGCCATCGAGACGACGCATCTGTCGGCCAAGCGCTTCCCCGCGCTGCGCCGCTCCCTGGTCAAGTACACGTCCCTGTACACGGCGCTCGCCGAGGTCTACGGCGTACGCCTGGCCGAGGCCGAGGAGACCATCGAGACGTCCCTGGCGACCCCGCGCGAGGCGGGCCTGCTCGGCACGGACGTGGGCCTGCCCATGCTGATGCTGTCGCGGCACTCCGTGGACGGCACGGGGCAGCCCGTCGAGTGGGTGCGCTCGGTGTACCGGGGCGACCGCTACAAGTTCGTGGCCCGCCTCAAGCGCCCGACGGACTGA